A genomic window from Winogradskyella sp. J14-2 includes:
- a CDS encoding TonB-dependent receptor: protein MQKFFLCTLNIFCFFFSYSQQIQVQGKVTDSLQNPLPYANILAIPNAEDLEVKFAITEQDGSYKLGLVKYQTYELTVSYLGYKPQKLSITTTNQDFIKDFVLEENPDQLDEVHIKYTPPIIVKTDTITYDVSRFTTGEERKLRDALKKLPGVEVDREGNVKVQGKKVTKVLVENKTFFTGNSKLAVNNIPADAVDKVEVLDNYNEVAMLKGLQDSEDMALNILLKEDKKKFVFGDVEAGAGIEDRYLLHPNLFYYSPKTNVNFIGDLNNQGIKSFSFSDYLEFEGGFGKLLDDAGSYFSLFNSDFAQYLNNKDFTDNINQFGAFNVRQSVNNSTDLSGYVISSNSKTQTLSNTLNSYQNITEPFTEDRTVTNNLNNFFTIGKFTVDYDPDYTEDFAYNAFVKVTNNDANGLINTINPNQNNTINTLTDVTALNLKQNISYSRKLSKAHTATLEATYNFKNDKPITEWLTNQQILQGLIPLEDEDTYNILQTKRSKSHNFNAILKDYWVLNNFNHLYTSVGINVSFNSFFNRDVQVLEDGNINNFSSAGFGNNFGYNFIDTFLGLEYKFMIGIATFKPALFYHGYLWRTEQFGNTESFSKTLLLPQFTSKIEFNNSEKLNFKYRLNARFASVNQLANNFILSSFNNVFRGNNQLENQLYHTATLSYYKFSLFRNLNFNLNTSFNKRITTIKNVTELNGIESFNTAIMFDQPEHNWNVNGRISKKINKIRYNLSSNFSYNDFFQILNNSTNLNISKSLSSTIGFETFFKNLPNIELNYTKDFSNYNANSIENRFENDRFEALLEYDFLKDFIFKADYTFDNYNNKNQGITNTFDTANASLFYQKEDSPWGFEISANNIFDVRFKQQNSFNAFVVSDSRTFILPRIVMFKVSHKL from the coding sequence ATGCAAAAATTTTTCCTTTGTACTTTAAATATATTTTGTTTTTTCTTTTCTTATTCTCAACAAATCCAAGTCCAAGGCAAAGTAACCGATAGCTTACAAAACCCATTGCCTTATGCTAATATTTTGGCCATACCGAATGCAGAAGATTTGGAGGTCAAATTTGCCATTACAGAGCAAGATGGCAGTTATAAACTTGGGCTTGTAAAATACCAAACTTACGAGCTTACAGTAAGTTACCTAGGCTATAAACCACAAAAGCTAAGCATAACCACCACGAACCAAGATTTTATTAAAGACTTTGTTTTAGAAGAAAACCCAGACCAACTCGACGAGGTACATATAAAATACACACCACCAATAATTGTAAAGACAGACACCATTACCTACGACGTTAGCCGTTTTACTACTGGTGAGGAACGCAAACTGCGCGATGCCCTAAAAAAATTACCAGGTGTAGAAGTTGATAGAGAAGGTAACGTAAAAGTACAAGGCAAAAAAGTAACCAAGGTATTGGTAGAAAACAAGACCTTCTTTACAGGCAACAGCAAACTCGCTGTAAACAACATACCAGCAGATGCCGTAGATAAGGTAGAAGTATTAGATAATTACAACGAAGTTGCCATGCTAAAAGGTCTGCAAGACTCAGAGGATATGGCGCTAAATATCTTGCTAAAAGAGGACAAAAAGAAATTTGTATTTGGCGATGTAGAAGCTGGTGCTGGCATTGAGGACAGGTATCTATTGCATCCCAACCTCTTTTATTACAGCCCAAAGACCAATGTAAATTTTATTGGTGACCTTAACAACCAAGGCATTAAAAGTTTTAGCTTTAGCGATTACCTAGAATTTGAAGGTGGTTTTGGTAAACTTTTGGATGATGCTGGCAGTTATTTTAGCCTCTTTAATAGCGATTTTGCGCAGTACCTCAACAACAAAGATTTTACGGATAATATTAACCAATTTGGTGCATTTAACGTAAGGCAATCGGTTAACAATAGTACAGACCTTAGTGGTTATGTCATTAGCTCTAACTCCAAAACCCAAACGCTGAGCAATACTCTTAATAGTTACCAAAACATCACAGAGCCTTTTACAGAAGATAGAACAGTAACCAATAACCTCAACAATTTTTTCACCATAGGTAAGTTTACGGTAGATTACGACCCAGATTATACAGAAGATTTTGCTTATAACGCTTTTGTAAAAGTGACCAATAACGATGCAAATGGACTGATAAACACTATTAACCCTAACCAAAACAACACAATAAACACGTTAACAGATGTTACAGCACTAAACCTAAAGCAAAACATCAGCTATAGTCGTAAGCTCTCTAAAGCACATACAGCAACACTCGAAGCAACCTATAACTTTAAAAATGACAAACCTATTACCGAATGGCTGACCAACCAACAGATTTTACAAGGGTTGATTCCGTTAGAAGATGAAGACACCTATAACATTTTACAAACTAAAAGGTCTAAATCTCATAATTTTAATGCCATCTTAAAAGATTATTGGGTGCTTAATAATTTTAACCACTTATATACGAGTGTTGGTATTAATGTGTCGTTCAATTCATTTTTTAATAGAGATGTTCAGGTATTGGAAGACGGCAATATTAACAATTTTAGTTCCGCTGGTTTTGGCAATAATTTTGGGTACAATTTTATAGATACGTTTTTAGGCTTAGAGTATAAATTTATGATTGGCATTGCCACCTTTAAACCTGCTCTTTTTTATCATGGGTACTTGTGGCGCACTGAGCAGTTTGGTAATACTGAATCCTTTTCAAAAACCTTATTACTGCCACAGTTTACGTCAAAAATAGAGTTTAATAATAGCGAAAAATTAAATTTTAAATACAGGCTCAATGCACGTTTTGCAAGTGTTAACCAACTGGCTAACAATTTTATATTGTCTAGTTTTAATAACGTATTCAGAGGTAATAATCAGTTGGAAAACCAACTCTACCATACAGCTACATTGAGCTATTACAAGTTTAGTCTTTTCCGTAACCTTAATTTTAACCTCAATACCAGTTTCAATAAACGAATAACAACGATTAAAAACGTTACTGAGCTAAATGGCATAGAATCGTTCAATACGGCAATCATGTTTGATCAGCCAGAGCATAATTGGAATGTGAATGGTCGTATTTCTAAAAAGATCAATAAGATTCGTTATAATTTAAGTTCTAACTTTAGCTACAATGATTTCTTTCAAATATTGAACAATAGCACAAATCTCAATATCTCAAAATCCTTATCGTCTACTATAGGATTTGAAACATTCTTTAAAAACTTACCAAATATAGAACTTAACTATACCAAAGATTTTAGCAATTATAATGCCAATAGCATTGAAAATAGATTTGAAAACGATCGTTTTGAAGCCCTTTTAGAATATGACTTTTTAAAAGACTTTATCTTTAAAGCCGATTATACCTTTGATAATTATAATAACAAAAACCAAGGTATTACCAATACTTTTGATACTGCAAATGCTTCACTGTTTTATCAAAAAGAAGACAGTCCTTGGGGTTTTGAAATATCAGCAAACAATATTTTTGATGTGCGTTTTAAACAACAAAATTCGTTTAATGCCTTTGTGGTGAGTGATAGTAGAACGTTTATTCTACCAAGGATAGTGATGTTTAAGGTTAGTCATAAGTTGTAA
- the uvrC gene encoding excinuclease ABC subunit UvrC, with the protein MLKTSLDIQIKTLPHQPGVYQYFDADETLIYVGKAKDLKKRVSSYFTKHHDYGKTRVLVKNIASIKHIVVETENDALLLENNLIKKYQPKYNVMLKDDKSYPWICVKNERFPRVFPTRRVIKDGSEYFGPYTSMKTVKTLLGLIKGLYQLRTCNYDLSEAKIEAEKYKVCLEYHLGNCKGACEGKETEEEYHSNITAIREILKGNFKDSLQQFRVQMKQYAKAMQFEDAQKIKEKLEILENYQAKSTIVNPKISNVDVFSIVSDETYAYINFLQLSYGSIIRSHTLELKKKLQETDKELLEIAITEIRQRFNSNSKEIFVPFKVDLGEEIKVSVPKLGDKKSLVDLSQRNAKYYRMDKLKQIKIVDPDRHANRIMAQMKADLRLSKEPRHIECFDNSNIQGTNPVAACVVFKNGKPSKKDYRHFNIKTVEGPDDFASMEEVVYRRYKRLLDEDEPLPQLIIIDGGKGQLSSALKSLDILGLRGKIAIIGIAKRLEELFYPDDPIPLYLDKKSETLKIIQQLRNEAHRFGIEHHRNRRSKGALKTELENISGVGEQTIVDLMKQFKTVKRIANAKLDELEAVVGVSRASKVYNYYHKE; encoded by the coding sequence ATGCTAAAAACAAGTCTAGATATACAGATAAAAACACTTCCTCATCAACCTGGTGTTTATCAGTATTTTGATGCTGACGAAACGTTGATTTATGTTGGTAAAGCTAAAGATTTAAAAAAGCGTGTTAGCAGCTATTTTACTAAGCATCACGATTATGGCAAAACCAGAGTCCTGGTAAAGAACATAGCATCTATAAAGCATATTGTTGTTGAGACCGAGAATGATGCCTTACTGCTCGAGAATAACCTTATAAAAAAATATCAGCCTAAGTATAATGTAATGCTTAAGGATGACAAGTCTTACCCGTGGATTTGTGTAAAGAATGAACGTTTCCCTAGGGTTTTTCCAACCCGAAGAGTGATTAAAGATGGATCAGAGTATTTTGGGCCATACACAAGTATGAAAACTGTAAAAACGCTTCTCGGTTTAATAAAAGGACTATATCAGTTAAGAACCTGTAACTACGATTTGTCTGAAGCAAAGATTGAAGCAGAAAAGTACAAAGTATGTTTAGAATATCATCTTGGCAACTGTAAGGGAGCTTGCGAGGGCAAAGAGACAGAAGAAGAGTACCACTCTAATATCACAGCAATTAGGGAGATCCTTAAAGGGAATTTTAAAGATTCTTTGCAGCAATTTAGGGTACAGATGAAACAGTATGCTAAGGCTATGCAGTTTGAAGATGCTCAAAAAATAAAAGAAAAGCTCGAAATACTAGAAAACTATCAAGCAAAATCTACCATTGTAAACCCTAAAATTAGTAACGTAGACGTATTTTCTATAGTAAGTGATGAAACCTATGCCTATATAAATTTCTTGCAGTTAAGTTACGGATCTATAATTAGGTCTCATACCTTAGAGTTAAAGAAAAAACTCCAAGAAACCGATAAAGAGCTTTTAGAGATAGCCATTACAGAAATACGGCAACGCTTCAATTCAAATTCTAAAGAAATTTTTGTGCCTTTTAAAGTCGATTTAGGTGAAGAGATTAAAGTTTCAGTCCCTAAGCTTGGTGATAAAAAGAGCCTTGTAGACTTATCGCAGCGTAATGCCAAGTATTACAGAATGGACAAATTGAAGCAAATTAAAATTGTAGATCCAGATCGCCATGCCAATAGAATTATGGCACAAATGAAAGCCGATTTACGATTATCTAAAGAGCCAAGACACATAGAATGCTTCGATAACTCAAACATACAAGGAACAAATCCGGTAGCAGCATGCGTAGTTTTTAAAAATGGAAAACCAAGTAAAAAAGACTATCGTCATTTTAATATAAAAACGGTTGAAGGTCCAGATGACTTTGCGTCCATGGAGGAGGTGGTGTATAGACGTTACAAACGTCTATTAGATGAAGATGAACCATTGCCGCAACTCATAATTATAGATGGAGGTAAAGGGCAATTATCATCGGCTTTAAAGAGTCTCGATATCTTAGGTTTAAGAGGAAAGATAGCTATTATCGGAATTGCAAAACGTTTAGAAGAATTATTTTATCCAGATGACCCAATTCCATTATATTTAGATAAAAAAAGTGAAACACTAAAAATCATTCAGCAATTACGTAACGAAGCCCACCGTTTTGGTATAGAGCATCATAGAAACAGACGTAGTAAAGGAGCCTTAAAAACAGAGCTAGAAAATATTTCTGGCGTTGGTGAGCAAACCATTGTAGATTTAATGAAGCAATTTAAAACAGTAAAACGAATTGCCAACGCCAAGCTAGATGAGTTAGAAGCTGTGGTTGGTGTGTCTCGAGCAAGCAAAGTATATAATTATTACCACAAAGAATAA
- a CDS encoding patatin-like phospholipase family protein, whose product MKNPLTYHFIKCIVVFLLLYHCIGRLHAQETKEPKVGLVLSGGGAKGFAHIGALKVIDSLGIKIDYIAGTSMGAIIGGLYATGYSGEQLEHLFKSADFDKLINDEFLREAKSFYERESEEKYAVSFPFDRFKITLPSALSRGQNVYNLLYQLMLPVNDIEDFQDLPIPFFCMATDIETGESLVLDSGRLAEAVTASGALPSIFQPVVIGDKILIDGGVTNNFPVEELRAKGMDIIIGVDVQDDLRARQDLKTAPEILLQINNFRTINAMKSKASMVDVYIKPDIANFSVLSFDEGEDIIANGEAAALESVEVLNKIKKNQNHRVKRPYLKIADSIKIQSITIDGNDRYTRSYLLGKLKIRGNETLSYDAFKKRINNLIATNNFETFRYQLQPTDSVNQFKLVGKIQESETTTFLKLGIHYDALYKSAILANLTKKRLLFNNDIASLDIILGDNSRFNFDYFIDKGFYISLGVKSRYNQFNKNINPQLALEEGSPLLQNLNKIDVKLQDFTTQIYLQTLFRKDFSLRVGGEHKRLKISSETLFSENQEDDFIFDNTDYISLFGRLKYDSYSHPYFPKSGAYFNGDFHWYVNASDFNTDFRPFSIAKADLGYAFSITKNLALRTETSGGFKIGDNSTTTLGFALGGYANNLINNFYSFYGYDYIDITGDSFVKACFTFDYEWLKNHHILVAANYANVEDRLFDTGNWLTSPDYTGYALGYSLETFIGPLEAKYTYSPETGEDYWFFNLGFWF is encoded by the coding sequence TTGAAAAATCCCCTAACATATCATTTTATTAAGTGTATTGTTGTATTCTTACTTTTATATCATTGTATTGGTCGGCTACATGCGCAAGAAACTAAAGAGCCAAAAGTAGGTTTGGTACTAAGTGGTGGAGGTGCAAAGGGGTTTGCACACATAGGAGCTCTAAAGGTTATAGATAGTTTAGGAATTAAAATAGACTACATAGCAGGTACAAGCATGGGCGCTATAATTGGAGGGCTCTACGCTACAGGTTACTCAGGGGAGCAGTTAGAGCACTTATTTAAGTCTGCAGATTTTGATAAACTAATAAACGATGAATTTCTAAGAGAAGCCAAATCTTTTTATGAACGTGAGAGTGAAGAGAAGTATGCAGTAAGTTTTCCGTTTGACCGTTTTAAGATTACGCTTCCCTCTGCCTTATCTAGAGGTCAAAATGTTTATAACCTGTTATATCAATTAATGCTTCCGGTTAACGACATAGAAGATTTCCAAGATTTGCCTATACCTTTTTTTTGTATGGCAACCGATATCGAAACTGGAGAATCATTAGTGTTAGATAGTGGTAGGTTAGCTGAAGCTGTAACAGCAAGTGGTGCACTACCTTCTATATTTCAGCCAGTTGTTATAGGTGATAAAATTCTAATAGATGGAGGTGTAACCAATAATTTTCCGGTTGAAGAATTGCGAGCAAAAGGGATGGATATTATTATAGGAGTAGATGTGCAAGATGATCTCAGAGCTAGGCAAGACTTAAAAACAGCTCCAGAAATATTACTACAGATCAATAATTTTAGAACTATAAATGCCATGAAAAGTAAAGCTTCAATGGTAGACGTGTATATAAAACCAGATATTGCTAATTTTTCGGTTCTATCTTTTGATGAAGGCGAAGATATCATTGCTAATGGCGAAGCAGCAGCACTAGAAAGTGTAGAAGTTTTAAATAAAATAAAAAAAAATCAAAATCATAGAGTAAAGCGTCCTTATTTGAAAATTGCAGATAGCATAAAAATACAATCAATAACTATAGATGGTAACGACCGCTACACAAGGTCGTACCTTTTAGGTAAATTAAAAATAAGAGGGAATGAAACGTTAAGCTATGATGCCTTTAAAAAGCGCATAAATAATCTTATTGCTACAAATAATTTTGAAACGTTTAGATATCAATTACAACCAACGGACAGCGTTAATCAATTTAAACTAGTTGGTAAAATCCAAGAGTCTGAGACAACCACATTTTTAAAATTAGGCATACACTACGATGCATTATATAAAAGTGCCATCTTAGCTAACTTAACAAAAAAAAGACTATTATTTAATAATGATATAGCTTCATTAGATATAATCCTTGGCGATAACTCAAGATTCAATTTCGATTATTTTATAGATAAAGGTTTTTACATAAGCCTTGGTGTAAAGTCTCGTTACAACCAATTTAACAAAAATATAAATCCGCAATTAGCTTTAGAAGAAGGGTCTCCGCTCTTACAAAATTTAAATAAAATCGATGTAAAACTACAAGACTTTACTACTCAAATCTATTTGCAGACACTTTTTAGAAAAGATTTTTCTCTCAGAGTTGGAGGGGAGCACAAGCGCTTAAAGATTTCTTCAGAAACGTTGTTTTCAGAAAACCAAGAAGATGATTTCATTTTCGACAACACAGATTACATAAGTCTTTTTGGAAGGTTAAAATACGATAGCTACAGTCATCCCTATTTTCCAAAAAGCGGTGCGTATTTTAACGGCGATTTTCATTGGTATGTTAATGCCTCTGATTTTAACACCGACTTTAGACCATTCTCTATAGCCAAGGCAGATCTAGGTTATGCGTTTAGCATCACCAAAAACCTTGCTTTAAGAACAGAAACAAGTGGTGGATTTAAAATAGGTGACAACTCTACAACAACTTTAGGCTTTGCACTTGGTGGGTACGCTAATAATCTTATTAATAATTTTTACAGTTTTTACGGTTACGATTACATTGATATTACTGGAGATAGTTTTGTAAAAGCTTGTTTTACTTTTGATTACGAATGGTTAAAAAACCATCATATTTTAGTTGCAGCAAATTATGCAAATGTGGAAGATCGCTTGTTTGATACTGGTAACTGGTTAACCTCACCAGATTATACGGGCTATGCACTGGGTTACTCTCTAGAAACATTTATAGGGCCTTTAGAGGCTAAGTACACCTATTCGCCAGAAACAGGTGAAGATTACTGGTTTTTTAATCTTGGTTTTTGGTTTTAA
- a CDS encoding ATP-dependent zinc protease, giving the protein MKKILGRVDKIDFPELHLNNIDVKIDTGAYTSAIHCSQIKEEDGKLYCTFESKGHPNFNGKEVIFENYSFTDVKSSNGHKENRYKIKTTAIFFGKSYKINLTLSTRDDMKFPVLIGRQFLKQKFLVDVDLENQSFKHTANEHCHSIA; this is encoded by the coding sequence ATGAAAAAAATTTTGGGACGTGTTGATAAAATTGATTTCCCTGAATTACACCTCAACAATATTGATGTAAAAATAGATACTGGCGCTTACACCTCTGCCATACATTGCTCTCAAATAAAAGAAGAGGATGGTAAACTTTATTGCACTTTTGAAAGTAAGGGACATCCCAACTTTAATGGTAAAGAAGTTATATTTGAAAACTACTCCTTTACGGATGTTAAAAGCAGTAATGGGCACAAAGAAAATCGTTACAAAATTAAAACTACCGCCATATTCTTTGGAAAAAGCTACAAGATTAACTTAACTTTAAGCACTAGAGACGATATGAAATTTCCGGTCTTAATTGGTCGTCAATTTCTAAAGCAAAAATTCTTAGTTGATGTTGACTTAGAAAATCAATCGTTTAAACACACTGCTAATGAACATTGTCATTCTATCGCGTAA
- a CDS encoding GLPGLI family protein produces the protein MKYYSYLIIIFITLLYSTKKDLYHPVKETSGVITYKYIPNKVSDHDREESKELYDFLEKVNSLAQNVEFTLEFNDDESLFSINEIMDLDLNPMAMSYIKNVVARGKYYYIKSKDIILRQEDLYGNNTLVKIISSKVNNWKLINESKKIGDYTCYKATREKTKQGIKEEHKFIIEAWYCPEIPVSYGPKEFNGLPGLILELKDTHHTFYVENVKILNDSTITIKHLESKNIISEEEHLKKIKEIYSKQ, from the coding sequence ATGAAATATTACTCTTATTTAATAATTATCTTTATTACGTTACTTTATAGTACAAAAAAAGATTTATACCACCCTGTTAAAGAAACATCAGGTGTTATAACTTATAAATATATCCCAAATAAAGTTTCAGACCATGATAGAGAAGAAAGTAAAGAATTATATGATTTTTTAGAAAAAGTAAATAGCCTAGCTCAGAATGTAGAATTTACCTTGGAGTTTAATGATGATGAATCTCTTTTTAGTATTAATGAAATTATGGACTTAGATTTAAATCCTATGGCAATGTCTTATATAAAAAATGTTGTAGCCAGAGGAAAATATTATTACATAAAATCTAAAGACATAATCTTAAGGCAAGAAGATTTATACGGTAATAATACATTAGTAAAAATTATTTCCTCAAAAGTAAACAACTGGAAATTAATCAATGAGTCAAAAAAAATTGGAGATTACACTTGTTATAAAGCAACTAGAGAGAAAACAAAGCAAGGAATAAAAGAAGAACATAAGTTTATCATTGAAGCTTGGTATTGTCCTGAAATACCCGTTAGTTATGGACCAAAAGAATTTAATGGTCTACCTGGATTAATACTGGAGTTAAAAGACACTCACCACACTTTTTATGTAGAAAATGTGAAAATTTTAAATGATTCTACGATTACTATTAAACATTTAGAGTCAAAGAATATAATTTCAGAAGAAGAACATCTAAAAAAAATTAAAGAAATTTATTCTAAACAATAA